In Amaranthus tricolor cultivar Red isolate AtriRed21 chromosome 3, ASM2621246v1, whole genome shotgun sequence, a single window of DNA contains:
- the LOC130809011 gene encoding uncharacterized protein LOC130809011: MPNKTRAEMWSPPKPIRELSRLIDCRSILDAMTEAQVEWTPYLTYDRSLLNEHPRTSYIGGITCFDIVEVYLPERTVRQLGFAQEIPPAPLRPTQALRPAQGSYSVTFASSCMFTEMWSRFPYCARVVEQAQRRASVPSEAAPDYVDWFRVSSHCFLIPGEGPAAAFGAADNRVEYFAAEFPTRLAPLLRMPAIAQMTPRERDAADMYLEDLRELFSEWQECRGRSPL, translated from the exons ATGCCGAACAAGACAAGGGCAGAGATGTGGTCCCCGCCGAAGCCAATCCGCGAGCTGAGCAGACTGATAGACTGTAGGAGCATACTGGATGCCATGACAGAGgcacag GTGGAGTGGACTCCGTACTTGACTTATGATAGGTCtttattgaacgagcacccacgTACCTCGTATATCGGTGGTATCACCTGTTTCGATATCGTGGAGGTCtatttgcctgagaggacagtgAGGCAGCTCGGTTTTGCACAGGAGATTCCCCCGGCTCCGctgagacctacccaagctcTGCGACCAGCACAGGGCTCCTACTCAGTTACATTCGCTTCTTCCTGTATGTTTACggagatgtggagtaggttcccttaCTGTGCCCGCGTAGTGGAGCAGGCACAGCGTCGCGCatcggttccatcagaggctgcccCGGATTACGTggactggtttagagtgtcttccCACTGTTTTCTCATCCCAGGTGAAGGACCTGCTGCTGCGTTTGGTGCTGCTGATAACAGAGTCGAATAT TTTGCTGCTGAATTTCCAACTCGACTTGCACCATTGCTCAGGATGCCAGCTATTGCTCAAATGACGCCTCGGGAAAGAGATGCTGCTGATATGTATTTAGAGGATCTTAGAGAGTTGTTTTCCGAATGGCAAGAGTGTAGAGGGCGCAGCCCCTTATAG
- the LOC130809010 gene encoding PKS-NRPS hybrid synthetase cheA-like → MDGRTPLQHCLYMATEHNYVVWRDLDSEDQLTRLLIANPTSIQMLRSWPHVVLIDTTYKTNKQKWPLCEIIGMTPTNHNFLVALCLMRDEAAVSYSWVLERLRDIYGTVQTPDVIVTDRDEGLSAAIHAVFPDVRHLLCVWHIGNDVENMVDKLCGGKKNQQGQLFRQTKWNPLVNSMTIADFENRWEGIVSTWSTRNRRVVQYLAETWIPHKEKFVRAWTNDCLHLGNQTTSRVESQHSSFKYYLGSGNSSFDTLFKRAHAQIMNQQSKIRQALEESKNSISRTSRLNFLRPLYRHVSIFALELLMMEHNRMLTLGSCLLEKCGCVIQKTHGLPCACYCYLSIRSNGALYLDDIHPFWKTLKYLDAEEDANEEVRHANADDKEYFQSLVDEVLKSDPSVLRRVSQVLEHELHPDGDDIPEPEASPPRKGRPMTSRTLRRNKSAFEYSRSSSRGRGSRSSSRGRSSGRSSSRSHQSSVGINFSFNLSDGAAGRDFSLFPWPDHIPFILPPYLFDWIDVIGDGNCGFRAIAATELGGEEAWPLLRRAMSLEMETHREQYARLYLSADSVEEAIFRVGAHNKGPAPYDHWLEATTLYSAATFSNIAIAYYGSADGHPMYNCLVLPLRRTGGMHGVNKLIHILWVNGNHYVQLLMNDDSSPLPPVQQNWRAANNSCADLERQYRNRISLWSRMCNIQRQQHNNTAGDAVNLDSP, encoded by the exons atggatggtaggactcctcttcaacactgtctgtatatggccacggagcataattatgtagtttggagggacttggatagtgaggatcagttgactagattattgattgcgaatccaacttctatccagatgctacgttcgtggccccatgttgtgttgatagacacaacgtacaaaacgaataagcaaaagtggcccctttgcgaaatcattggaatgacgccaacgaatcataatttcttggttgcattatgtttgatgcgagatgaggcggctgtgtcttattcttgggtgttggagaggttgagggatatttacgggACAGTGCAGACGCCGGAtgtaatcgtaacggatcgggatgagggtttgtctgcagctattcatgctgtctttccag atgtacgacatctattatgcgtatggcatattggcaatgacgtggagaacatggtcgataaattgtgtggcggcaagaaaaatcaacagggccagttattcaggcaaacaaaatggaaccccttggttaacagtaTGACGATCGCCGATtttgaaaacagatgggaagggattgtgtccacttggtcgactaggaacCGGAGAGTCGTGCAATATTTGGCAGAaacatggattcctcacaaagagaaatttgtgcgtgcgtggacgaatgattgtttgcacttgggtaaccagactaccagtcgAGTTGAAAGTcaacactcttccttcaagtactacttgggtagcggtaatagctcattcgatacgctgtttaaaagggcgcacgcacaaattatgaatcaacaatcaaaaataagacAAGCTCTTGAGGAATCTAAGAATTCCATTTCAAGAACGTCGCGACTAAATTTTCTACgaccgttgtatcgtcatgtttctatatttgccttggaactattgatgatggagcacaacCGGATGCTAACCCTGGGCAGTTGTCTTTTAGAAAAATGCGgttgtgtcattcaaaaaacccacggattaccatgcgcgtgttactgttacttgtcTATCAGGTCTaatggtgctttgtacttggacgatatacatccgttttggaaaacgttaaagtaTTTAGATGCAGAAGAAGACGCGAACGAAgaagtacggcacgcaaacgccgatgataaagagtactttcaatcgttggtggatgaagttttaaaatccGACCCCTCAGTACTACGACGCgtctctcaggtacttgaacatgaGCTGCACCCCGATGGTGACGACATACCTGAGCCCGaagcaagtccaccgaggaaaggaagaccaatgacaagcagaaccttgaggagaaacaaaagtgcgttTGAGTACAGTAGATCATCCTCAAGGGGTCGCGGATCAAGATCATCATCACGCGGGAGATCCAGTGGTAGATCAAGCAGCCGGTCGCATCAatcgtcagttggaattaacttcagtttcaacttatcag ATGGTGcagcaggtcgtgatttttcactttttccgtgGCCAGATCACATTCCATTTATTCTTCCGCCATatctgtttgattggattgatgttataggtgacggtaattgtggatttagagctattgccgccacagagttagggggtgaggaagcatggcctctgttacgacgtgcaatgagtttggaaatggaaacGCATAGAGAACAATATGCACGCTTATATTTATCAGCAGATTCGGTGGAGGAAGCTATATTCAGAGTTGGTGCCCACAATAAAGGACCTGCTCCGTACGATCACTGGTTGGAAGCGACAACACTGTATTCTGCAGCAACATTTTCAAACATAGCAATTGCGTATTATGGCTCTGCGGATGGTCATCCAATGTACAATTGTTTAGTGCTTCCTTTAAGAAGAACAGGGGGAATGCATGGCGtaaataaacttatacatattctttgggtaaacgggaatcattatgttcagcttttaatgaacgatgattcatctccactgccgccagtccaaCAAAATTGGAGAGCAGCTAACAATTCATGTGCAGATTTAGAAAGACAATATCGTAATAGGATATCACTTTGGAGTAGAATGTGCAACATACAACGACAACAGCATAATAACACCGCCGGAGACGCGGTGAATTTAGATTCTCCATAg